One segment of Thermosynechococcus sp. HN-54 DNA contains the following:
- a CDS encoding cryptochrome/photolyase family protein — MSIGVWVLGDQLWRQQAALQSCPEPVPVILIESHDWVKQRRYHAQKLVLVWSAMRHFAQELEAAGWPVTYAIAPDFATPLRQWIEAHHIHELRIMQPSDRPFRHLIATLDLPCTIKFLPNNHFLWSEADFQQWAAGRKTLVLEYFYRAGRQRFQILMDGKSPVGGKWNYDAENRQPPPTHLKPPSPLRFSADQITKDVIKTVTQGNFATYGHIEPFYWGVTRAQALQVLTHFIEYRLPQFGPYQDAMVVGEETLWHSLLSPYLNLGLLHPQEVIDAALAAYAERQLPLNSVEGFIRQILGWREYMYGLYHYLGADYCQQNFFQHTQPVPAFFWWSDRTQMNCLHHVLSQIERTGYAHHIQRLMILANFALIAGLSPQAVENWFHSVFIDAYDWVMQTNVLGMGLFADGGRLASKPYAASANYIQRMSNYCQGCAYDPKQRVGDRACPFNFFYWHFLARHREVLSHQGRMSVILKNLDKLSATETAAIQQQVQRWYAENL; from the coding sequence ATGAGCATTGGCGTTTGGGTCTTGGGGGATCAACTGTGGCGACAGCAAGCAGCGCTGCAAAGCTGTCCTGAGCCTGTACCTGTCATTCTGATTGAATCCCACGATTGGGTGAAACAACGTCGCTACCATGCCCAAAAACTGGTGCTGGTGTGGTCGGCCATGCGCCACTTTGCCCAAGAACTGGAAGCAGCCGGTTGGCCGGTGACCTACGCGATCGCCCCCGACTTTGCTACCCCTTTGCGGCAGTGGATTGAAGCTCACCATATCCACGAACTGCGGATCATGCAACCCAGCGATCGCCCCTTTCGCCATCTGATTGCCACCCTTGACCTCCCCTGTACCATCAAATTCTTGCCCAACAATCACTTTCTCTGGTCAGAAGCAGACTTTCAGCAATGGGCCGCCGGTCGCAAAACCCTTGTTTTGGAGTACTTTTACCGTGCGGGGCGCCAACGCTTCCAAATCCTCATGGACGGCAAATCCCCTGTGGGCGGCAAATGGAACTACGATGCTGAGAACCGCCAACCGCCGCCTACTCACCTCAAACCGCCATCGCCGCTGCGCTTTTCTGCCGATCAGATCACCAAAGACGTGATCAAAACCGTTACCCAAGGCAACTTTGCCACCTACGGTCACATCGAACCCTTTTACTGGGGGGTTACCCGTGCCCAAGCCCTGCAAGTACTGACTCATTTCATTGAGTACCGCTTGCCCCAGTTTGGCCCCTACCAAGATGCCATGGTTGTTGGTGAGGAAACCCTGTGGCACAGCCTCCTTTCCCCCTATTTGAACCTAGGGTTATTGCACCCCCAAGAAGTGATTGATGCCGCCTTGGCCGCCTATGCTGAACGGCAGTTGCCCCTCAACAGTGTGGAGGGCTTTATCCGCCAAATCCTTGGCTGGCGAGAGTACATGTATGGCCTGTATCACTACCTTGGAGCTGACTACTGTCAGCAGAACTTTTTTCAGCACACCCAACCGGTACCTGCTTTCTTTTGGTGGAGCGATCGCACCCAAATGAATTGTCTGCACCACGTCCTCAGTCAAATTGAGCGCACTGGCTATGCCCATCACATTCAACGGCTGATGATTCTTGCGAACTTTGCCCTCATTGCCGGCTTGTCCCCCCAAGCGGTGGAAAACTGGTTCCACAGTGTGTTTATTGATGCCTACGACTGGGTAATGCAAACCAATGTCTTGGGAATGGGACTGTTTGCCGATGGTGGACGCTTGGCCTCCAAACCCTATGCGGCCTCTGCCAATTACATTCAGCGCATGAGCAACTATTGCCAAGGTTGTGCCTATGATCCGAAACAACGGGTGGGCGATCGCGCCTGTCCCTTTAACTTTTTTTATTGGCATTTTCTAGCACGCCACCGTGAAGTTCTCAGTCACCAAGGACGGATGAGTGTGATCCTTAAAAATCTAGATAAATTGAGTGCCACAGAAACGGCAGCAATTCAACAGCAGGTGCAGCGATGGTATGCCGAAAATCTATAG
- a CDS encoding NAD(P) transhydrogenase subunit alpha, which yields MTDPILVGLIIFVLASFIGFEVINKVPPTLHTPLMSGSNAISGIAVIGALLMAGSGHTTLTVVLGFIATVLATINVVGGFLVTDRMLQMFKR from the coding sequence ATGACAGATCCCATTCTTGTCGGTCTGATTATTTTTGTGCTGGCCAGTTTCATTGGCTTCGAGGTCATTAATAAAGTCCCTCCCACCCTGCATACCCCTTTGATGTCTGGCTCGAATGCAATTTCCGGTATTGCGGTGATTGGTGCGCTGCTGATGGCAGGAAGTGGTCACACCACCTTAACAGTGGTGCTGGGATTTATTGCGACGGTGCTCGCCACGATTAATGTGGTGGGTGGATTTTTGGTCACAGATCGCATGTTGCAGATGTTTAAGCGGTAG
- a CDS encoding HAD family phosphatase: MPLKAVLFDFNGVILDDEAIHAALIDEILLQENLRPQRGEYDLFCLGRSDRACLDNLLSRRGRAVTPAYLDKLVAQKAAAYRARLAHMEPFPFFTGAIALLQKLHAAQLKIAIVTGALRSDVDLALERGNLTGVVDCIISAESVERGKPHPDPYLRAIEALQALGDDLTAADCLAIEDTLVGVQSAREAGVKVLGVAHTYPFHMLQRRCHWVLDRLDQFELEEIAPVFDRSVATATS; this comes from the coding sequence ATGCCCCTGAAGGCAGTCTTGTTTGATTTCAATGGTGTGATCCTCGATGATGAGGCCATCCATGCTGCCCTCATTGATGAGATCCTGCTGCAAGAAAACCTGCGACCCCAGCGGGGGGAATACGATCTCTTTTGCTTGGGACGGAGCGATCGCGCCTGTTTAGATAACCTCCTTAGTCGCCGCGGGCGGGCAGTGACCCCGGCCTATTTGGATAAACTCGTGGCACAAAAGGCAGCCGCCTACCGCGCACGGTTGGCTCATATGGAGCCTTTTCCCTTCTTTACGGGGGCGATCGCCCTGCTGCAAAAACTCCATGCCGCGCAGTTGAAAATTGCCATTGTCACCGGTGCCCTGCGATCCGATGTGGACTTAGCCCTTGAGCGGGGAAACCTCACGGGTGTTGTGGACTGCATTATCAGTGCTGAAAGTGTGGAACGGGGCAAACCCCACCCTGACCCCTATCTCCGTGCCATTGAAGCCTTGCAAGCCCTAGGGGACGATCTTACAGCCGCTGATTGTCTGGCGATCGAGGACACGTTGGTGGGGGTGCAATCTGCCCGTGAAGCTGGTGTCAAGGTCTTGGGGGTCGCCCACACCTACCCCTTCCACATGCTCCAGCGTCGCTGCCATTGGGTGCTTGATCGCCTTGATCAGTTTGAGCTTGAAGAAATTGCCCCTGTTTTTGACCGCAGTGTCGCCACCGCCACCTCTTAG
- the trpC gene encoding indole-3-glycerol phosphate synthase TrpC gives MQIRRRPPNPAVTVRNLHYQVPVADEAPRNILEKIVWHKEQEVEQLREVLPLADLQRQVLDAPPVRSFLAALQAPVTQPALIAEVKKASPSKGIIRPNFDPPAIAQAYVAAGATCLSVLTDSEFFQGSFEYLAQIRQVVDVPLLCKDFIIYPYQMFLARLRGADAVLLIAAILSDRDLRYFLRIAHGLGLTALVEVHTAEEIERVLQLEEVQLVGINNRNLTDFSVDLGTTERLLATYGAQLRDRNILVVSESGIHQRTDVERVAQAGAKAILVGESLMRPLPEMAHLSETEQLQQQIQQLFPELAH, from the coding sequence ATGCAAATTCGCCGGCGTCCTCCCAATCCCGCTGTGACGGTTCGCAACCTCCACTACCAAGTACCGGTGGCCGATGAGGCCCCCCGCAACATCCTTGAGAAAATTGTTTGGCACAAGGAACAGGAGGTGGAGCAGCTTCGGGAAGTGCTGCCCTTGGCCGATTTGCAACGTCAGGTGCTGGATGCGCCGCCGGTGCGTTCCTTTTTAGCAGCGCTGCAAGCGCCCGTGACCCAGCCGGCGCTGATTGCCGAAGTTAAGAAGGCCTCCCCCAGCAAAGGCATTATTCGCCCTAACTTTGACCCGCCGGCGATCGCCCAAGCCTATGTTGCCGCTGGTGCGACGTGCCTTTCCGTTCTCACGGACAGTGAGTTTTTTCAAGGCAGTTTTGAGTACCTCGCCCAAATTCGCCAAGTGGTGGACGTGCCACTGCTGTGCAAGGACTTTATCATCTACCCCTACCAGATGTTTCTGGCAAGGCTGCGGGGCGCTGATGCGGTTCTCTTAATTGCTGCCATTCTCTCGGATCGCGATCTGCGTTATTTCCTGCGGATTGCCCATGGCTTGGGGCTAACGGCCTTGGTGGAGGTGCACACCGCTGAGGAGATTGAACGGGTGCTTCAGCTGGAGGAGGTGCAGTTGGTGGGGATCAATAATCGCAACCTCACCGATTTTAGCGTTGATCTAGGGACGACAGAGCGGCTCCTCGCCACCTATGGGGCGCAATTGCGCGATCGCAATATCCTCGTGGTCAGTGAATCGGGCATTCATCAGCGCACGGATGTCGAACGGGTCGCCCAAGCGGGCGCCAAAGCCATTTTAGTGGGAGAATCTCTGATGCGCCCCTTGCCAGAGATGGCGCACTTGAGCGAAACTGAGCAGCTCCAGCAGCAGATTCAGCAGTTGTTCCCAGAGTTAGCACACTAG
- a CDS encoding Re/Si-specific NAD(P)(+) transhydrogenase subunit alpha: protein MKVGVVKEREVGEQRVALIPEVVAKLVQQGYHLCVESGAGDMAHFSDDDYRAAGAEIGYSIEEVWGGVDVLLKVAPLRDREVEWIRPGTTLISFLNPLGNPWQMQHLAERHITAFALELIPRTSRAQSMDALSSQAAVAGYAAVLLAASNLPRFFPMLTTAAGTIPPAKVFVIGAGVAGLQAIATARRLGAVVEAFDIRPAVKEEVQSLGAKFVEVNLEEDTVAEGGYAKEVSEAAKHKTQEAIAAHVHTADVVITTAQIPGKPAPLLVTERMVASMKPGSVIVDLAAEQGGNCACTEPGRSICHQRVTIIGPINLPSTMAVHASQMYAKNISTLLKYLTPKGELVLNFGDDIVDAACVTHEGQVRNPRVLQLLHPAQTLATTV from the coding sequence ATGAAAGTTGGGGTCGTTAAGGAACGCGAAGTGGGTGAACAACGGGTTGCCCTGATTCCCGAAGTCGTTGCCAAGCTAGTGCAGCAGGGGTATCACCTCTGTGTGGAGTCCGGTGCAGGGGATATGGCTCACTTCAGTGATGATGACTACCGTGCAGCAGGTGCGGAAATTGGTTACTCCATTGAAGAGGTCTGGGGCGGTGTGGATGTGCTGCTCAAGGTTGCCCCACTGCGCGATCGCGAGGTGGAGTGGATCCGCCCTGGCACCACCTTAATTAGTTTTCTCAATCCCTTGGGCAATCCATGGCAGATGCAACACTTGGCAGAGCGGCACATTACTGCCTTTGCCCTCGAGTTGATTCCCCGCACCAGTCGTGCCCAGAGTATGGATGCCCTGTCTTCGCAAGCGGCGGTGGCGGGCTATGCGGCGGTGTTATTGGCTGCTTCCAATTTGCCGCGCTTTTTCCCCATGCTGACGACGGCAGCCGGCACGATTCCCCCCGCCAAGGTGTTTGTGATTGGGGCTGGAGTGGCGGGCTTGCAGGCGATCGCCACCGCCCGGCGTTTAGGCGCCGTAGTTGAAGCCTTTGATATTCGCCCAGCGGTTAAGGAAGAAGTGCAAAGCCTCGGTGCCAAATTTGTTGAAGTCAACCTTGAAGAGGACACCGTTGCTGAGGGCGGCTATGCCAAGGAGGTTTCGGAAGCAGCGAAGCACAAAACCCAAGAAGCCATTGCTGCCCATGTTCACACTGCCGATGTGGTCATTACCACTGCCCAAATTCCCGGCAAGCCGGCGCCCCTGTTGGTGACAGAACGTATGGTCGCCAGCATGAAACCGGGTTCAGTGATTGTGGATCTTGCAGCAGAACAGGGGGGCAACTGTGCCTGCACAGAACCGGGGCGCTCCATCTGTCATCAGCGGGTCACCATTATTGGCCCGATTAACCTGCCCTCGACAATGGCAGTGCATGCCAGTCAAATGTATGCCAAAAACATTTCCACGCTGCTGAAGTACCTCACTCCCAAAGGGGAATTGGTGTTGAACTTTGGCGATGACATTGTGGATGCCGCCTGTGTCACCCATGAAGGGCAGGTTCGCAACCCACGGGTATTGCAACTCTTGCATCCTGCCCAAACCTTGGCCACAACGGTTTAG
- a CDS encoding HAD-IC family P-type ATPase, with protein sequence MTAPLTGLTAAEVAERQAKGRINRQASESNRTYGDILRENLFTFINGVFAFISVILLFLGRPGDVAAIMVVVFLNAIISILQEIRAKRQLDEISLLTRPRVKVLRDRQEAIIDPAEVVEGDILLLEPGDQIVADGTVVGDGQIQVDESLLTGESDLISKQAGDRLYSGSFCVRGAAAYVAEQVGEASTAHQLTAAAKTHHHKLTPLQREINLIIRVILALAVFLWLLVLLSLLVRLTTLQMSVQTAAVVAGLVPVGLYLTITLTYALGALRISRANVLVQQVNAIESLSGVDILCLDKTGTLTANALELHSWYALTDTEEKTKAALATFTASVSAPNRTIVALTEAFGGSPQPLRLEIPFSSAYKWSATAWHDSEAFILGAPDVLFKAEDLSPEVAELLQRGRRQGLRVLLFARSSSDPTWDERQETPLLPPDLEPLAVIWVGDRLRPQSRDVLERFQQAGIQIKIISGDHAETVVALGKQVGLDAAAIAISGAELAAMDDASFDQMAEKATVFGRITPEQKAKLVARLRALGHQVAMIGDGVNDVLSLKQANVGIAMESGSAITRNVADIVLLADSFAALPEAFREGQRIYNGIQDVTKLFLVRVFSFSLLCLVTVMAGRAFPLLIKHNSLLTLWGVGLPTLAVAFWAVPGPRPHRSLIRSLLHFVIPATLSLALLAIFMYLGVLARELTPLVELLQGRFDPTLLNGREVLSELGHSVAIARTALVTTLMLASLCLVLFLKPPHGTWVGGAPLVGNWRYVAVVLALLAAFLIISFSPTLRAVAELEPLSWSLWALIVLIVLLWVILLRSFWRYRLLDRFLGVDLS encoded by the coding sequence ATGACAGCACCATTGACGGGTCTGACAGCGGCGGAAGTGGCGGAGCGGCAAGCCAAAGGTCGCATTAACCGTCAAGCGAGTGAAAGCAATCGCACCTATGGCGACATTTTGCGGGAAAACCTCTTCACGTTTATCAATGGGGTTTTTGCTTTTATTAGCGTCATTTTGCTCTTTTTAGGCCGTCCGGGGGATGTGGCCGCCATTATGGTGGTGGTGTTTCTCAATGCCATTATTAGCATCCTGCAGGAAATTCGCGCCAAACGGCAGTTGGATGAAATTAGCCTCCTCACCCGTCCCCGTGTCAAGGTGCTGCGCGATCGCCAAGAAGCCATTATTGATCCCGCAGAAGTCGTAGAAGGGGATATTCTCCTTTTGGAGCCGGGGGATCAAATCGTTGCCGATGGTACAGTGGTTGGCGATGGACAGATTCAAGTTGATGAGTCGTTACTCACAGGGGAGTCGGATCTCATCTCCAAGCAAGCGGGCGATCGCCTGTACTCTGGGAGCTTTTGTGTGCGCGGTGCCGCTGCCTATGTCGCTGAACAGGTGGGGGAAGCAAGTACCGCCCATCAACTGACTGCTGCCGCCAAAACCCACCACCACAAACTTACCCCTCTGCAACGGGAAATTAATCTGATTATCCGCGTCATTCTGGCGCTCGCGGTTTTTCTATGGCTATTGGTGCTGCTCTCGCTGTTGGTACGCCTGACCACTCTACAAATGAGTGTGCAAACGGCGGCAGTGGTGGCGGGTCTTGTCCCCGTGGGCTTGTATCTGACGATTACCCTCACCTATGCCTTGGGGGCACTGCGTATCTCCCGTGCCAATGTTTTGGTGCAGCAGGTAAATGCCATTGAGTCCCTCAGTGGCGTGGATATTCTTTGCCTTGATAAAACGGGCACGCTGACGGCTAATGCCCTTGAACTCCATAGCTGGTATGCCCTCACCGATACAGAAGAAAAGACAAAAGCGGCTCTAGCCACGTTTACCGCTAGTGTCAGTGCTCCAAACCGTACCATTGTTGCGCTCACAGAGGCCTTTGGCGGCAGTCCCCAACCCCTACGCCTCGAAATTCCCTTTTCCTCCGCCTATAAGTGGAGTGCCACAGCGTGGCATGACTCAGAAGCATTTATTTTGGGGGCACCGGATGTCCTCTTCAAAGCTGAAGACCTCTCGCCTGAGGTGGCTGAATTACTCCAGCGGGGACGGCGGCAGGGACTGCGGGTACTGCTCTTTGCTCGCAGCAGCAGTGATCCAACGTGGGATGAGCGTCAGGAAACCCCCTTGTTGCCCCCAGATTTAGAACCCTTGGCAGTCATTTGGGTGGGCGATCGCCTGCGACCCCAATCCCGCGATGTTTTGGAACGCTTTCAACAGGCCGGGATTCAAATCAAAATTATCTCCGGTGACCATGCGGAAACAGTGGTTGCCTTGGGTAAACAAGTCGGCCTCGATGCGGCAGCGATCGCCATCTCCGGAGCAGAACTCGCCGCTATGGATGATGCGAGCTTTGATCAAATGGCTGAGAAAGCCACGGTCTTTGGTCGCATTACCCCAGAGCAAAAGGCTAAACTAGTTGCTCGCTTGCGTGCCCTTGGACATCAAGTAGCAATGATTGGTGATGGGGTGAACGACGTGCTGTCCCTCAAACAAGCCAATGTGGGGATTGCTATGGAAAGTGGCAGTGCCATTACCCGTAATGTGGCTGATATTGTGCTGCTTGCGGATTCCTTTGCCGCTTTGCCAGAAGCCTTTCGTGAGGGGCAGCGCATCTACAACGGTATTCAGGATGTCACCAAGCTCTTTTTAGTGCGGGTCTTTAGCTTTAGTTTGCTCTGCCTTGTGACTGTGATGGCAGGGCGCGCTTTTCCGCTGCTGATTAAGCACAATAGCCTGCTGACCCTGTGGGGAGTGGGTCTGCCTACCCTGGCAGTGGCTTTTTGGGCCGTGCCGGGGCCGCGTCCCCATCGATCCTTGATTCGTTCATTACTGCACTTTGTTATCCCCGCTACCCTAAGCCTTGCGCTGTTGGCCATTTTCATGTACTTGGGGGTTTTGGCACGGGAACTGACGCCCCTTGTGGAATTGCTCCAAGGGCGGTTTGATCCAACGCTGTTGAATGGTCGCGAGGTGCTCTCGGAATTGGGTCACAGTGTGGCGATCGCCCGTACGGCCTTGGTGACGACCCTGATGCTGGCCTCCCTTTGTTTAGTCCTGTTTCTCAAACCTCCCCATGGCACATGGGTTGGTGGCGCGCCTTTAGTGGGCAACTGGCGTTATGTTGCTGTGGTTTTAGCTCTGTTGGCTGCCTTCCTGATCATCAGTTTCTCGCCGACCCTACGGGCAGTGGCGGAGTTGGAACCCCTTTCGTGGTCGCTGTGGGCATTGATTGTGCTGATTGTCTTGCTATGGGTGATTCTCCTGCGCAGCTTTTGGCGCTATCGGCTCTTGGATCGCTTCCTAGGGGTAGATCTCAGCTAG
- a CDS encoding isoaspartyl peptidase/L-asparaginase: MPQPTVILHGGAGSSLQDKGGLIPVRQSLHAIVSQVAQALKEGATAIEAVVLGCRLLEDEPRFNAGTGSVLQSDGQIRMSASLMDGQRQRLSGVINVSRVKNPIDLAHWLQQCPDRILSDIGAAELARELGIPVYQPLTDQRLYEWLEERKGNFQKSMAGVVAEEARRGTIGVVVLDQQGHLAVGTSTGGKGFERIGRVSDSATPAGNYANSLAAVSCTGIGEDILDEGLATRIVVRVTDGLSLEAAFEKSFREAASRQRDFGAIGLDHQGAIAWGKTCDVLLAAYWDGTTIGDTLELPPGLQVGSQK, from the coding sequence ATGCCCCAACCCACTGTTATTCTCCATGGCGGTGCTGGCAGTTCCCTTCAAGACAAAGGTGGTCTGATTCCCGTCCGACAATCCTTGCACGCCATTGTTAGCCAAGTGGCTCAGGCCCTCAAAGAAGGGGCAACAGCGATTGAGGCGGTGGTTTTGGGGTGTCGGCTTCTAGAGGATGAACCGCGCTTCAACGCCGGAACCGGATCTGTGCTGCAATCCGATGGCCAGATTCGCATGAGCGCCTCGTTAATGGATGGGCAGCGGCAACGCCTCAGTGGGGTTATCAATGTCTCGCGGGTGAAAAATCCCATTGACCTTGCCCATTGGTTGCAACAGTGTCCTGATCGCATTCTTTCTGATATTGGGGCAGCTGAGCTTGCCCGTGAGCTAGGGATTCCCGTGTATCAACCCCTCACGGATCAGCGGCTCTACGAATGGCTAGAAGAACGCAAAGGCAATTTTCAAAAGTCCATGGCGGGCGTGGTCGCTGAAGAGGCTCGACGGGGCACGATTGGTGTCGTGGTTTTGGATCAGCAGGGACACTTGGCCGTGGGTACCTCAACGGGGGGCAAAGGATTTGAGCGCATTGGCCGTGTCAGCGATTCAGCAACGCCTGCGGGGAACTATGCCAACAGCTTGGCAGCGGTCAGTTGTACAGGAATTGGCGAGGACATTCTCGATGAAGGCTTGGCCACGCGGATTGTGGTGCGCGTCACCGATGGTCTTTCCCTTGAGGCAGCCTTTGAAAAATCCTTCCGCGAAGCCGCGAGTCGGCAACGCGATTTTGGTGCTATTGGGTTAGATCATCAGGGGGCGATCGCCTGGGGCAAAACCTGTGATGTTCTCCTTGCAGCCTACTGGGATGGCACCACCATTGGTGACACCTTGGAATTACCCCCCGGCTTACAGGTGGGCAGTCAAAAATAA
- a CDS encoding universal stress protein, whose product MFKTILVALDTSELSARVMAAVAQLNLDPDAQVILSHVISPVESGFGVSADRPSLHPQMGTYRSIEQHLQQFQSHLPCDSEIEIVTGDPVEEILRLANIYGADLIVLGSRGLTGVERVVQGSVSGAVVADAPCSVFVVKSAET is encoded by the coding sequence ATGTTCAAAACAATTTTAGTGGCACTCGATACCAGTGAGTTATCGGCACGGGTGATGGCAGCAGTGGCACAGTTAAATCTTGACCCAGATGCCCAAGTGATTCTCAGTCATGTGATTTCACCGGTGGAGTCGGGGTTTGGGGTCAGTGCCGATCGCCCCTCGTTGCATCCACAAATGGGCACCTACCGTAGTATTGAACAGCATTTACAACAGTTCCAAAGCCATCTCCCCTGTGACTCGGAAATTGAAATTGTGACTGGTGACCCCGTCGAGGAAATTCTACGCTTGGCCAATATCTATGGGGCAGACCTGATTGTGCTGGGGAGTCGGGGTCTCACGGGGGTTGAGCGGGTTGTGCAAGGCTCGGTGAGTGGCGCCGTTGTGGCTGATGCCCCCTGCTCGGTGTTTGTGGTTAAGTCAGCGGAAACCTAA
- a CDS encoding NAD(P)(+) transhydrogenase (Re/Si-specific) subunit beta yields the protein MDWLTRIQELSYLGAAALFILGLKKLGSPATARQGNRLAALGMLIAIVVTLLDRQIISYTGILAAIGLGSVIGAIAAYKVEMTAMPQMVGLLNGLGGAASALVGIGEFCRLVAVGEPLTPSTLITIILGVLIGGVTLTGSLVAFGKLQGLISGTPIIFPMQQAINLGLLAVFLAGSGFVWLDPSQLPIFWGLVAIASILGVLFVLPIGGADMPVVISLLNSLSGLAASAAGFIVGNSMLIISGALVGASGLILTQIMCKAMNRSLANVLFSGFGSSTTGSAEGSVHATAKSVRTIDPEESAMMLGYAKSVVIVPGYGMAVAQAQHSVKELADQLERLGVDVKYAIHPVAGRMPGHMNVLLAEANVPYPQLKDMEDINPEFENVDVALVIGANDVVNPAARTNPGSPVYGMPILDVDRARHTIVIKRSLNPGFAGIDNELFYKDRTLMLFGNAKEVLNQLIAEVKHL from the coding sequence ATGGATTGGCTAACACGTATTCAAGAATTGAGCTATCTGGGCGCGGCGGCCCTCTTTATCCTCGGTTTGAAAAAGTTGGGTTCACCGGCCACGGCACGCCAAGGAAATCGTCTTGCCGCGTTGGGGATGTTGATTGCAATTGTGGTCACCCTCCTCGATCGCCAGATTATTAGCTACACAGGCATCTTGGCGGCCATTGGCCTCGGCAGTGTCATTGGCGCGATCGCGGCCTACAAAGTGGAAATGACGGCCATGCCCCAGATGGTGGGGTTACTCAATGGCTTAGGGGGGGCGGCCTCAGCCCTAGTGGGCATTGGTGAATTTTGCCGCCTCGTCGCCGTCGGTGAACCCTTGACCCCCAGCACCCTGATCACAATTATTTTGGGGGTGCTCATTGGTGGTGTTACCCTTACGGGCAGTCTTGTGGCCTTTGGTAAACTTCAGGGGCTAATTTCCGGCACCCCGATTATTTTCCCGATGCAGCAGGCCATTAACCTCGGCTTGCTGGCGGTTTTCTTGGCAGGCAGTGGGTTTGTCTGGCTGGATCCGAGTCAGTTGCCAATTTTCTGGGGGTTGGTGGCGATCGCCAGCATTTTGGGAGTGCTCTTTGTCCTACCCATTGGCGGTGCCGATATGCCAGTGGTCATTTCCCTGTTGAACTCCCTTTCGGGCTTGGCTGCCAGTGCAGCAGGCTTCATCGTTGGCAACAGTATGCTGATTATTTCGGGTGCCTTGGTCGGGGCGTCGGGGCTGATCCTCACGCAAATTATGTGCAAGGCCATGAATCGCTCCTTGGCCAATGTGCTCTTTAGTGGCTTTGGTAGCTCCACCACTGGTAGTGCTGAGGGCAGCGTTCATGCAACGGCGAAGTCAGTGCGCACCATTGACCCCGAAGAAAGCGCAATGATGCTGGGTTATGCCAAGTCTGTGGTGATTGTTCCTGGCTATGGGATGGCGGTGGCTCAAGCGCAGCACAGTGTCAAAGAACTGGCAGATCAACTGGAGCGGCTGGGTGTGGATGTCAAATACGCGATTCACCCTGTGGCAGGTCGCATGCCGGGGCACATGAATGTGCTACTTGCTGAAGCCAATGTCCCCTACCCCCAACTCAAGGATATGGAGGACATTAATCCAGAGTTTGAGAATGTGGATGTGGCCTTGGTGATTGGTGCCAATGATGTTGTGAATCCAGCTGCGCGCACGAACCCCGGTAGCCCCGTCTATGGCATGCCCATTCTCGATGTGGATCGGGCACGGCACACGATTGTGATCAAGCGTAGCCTGAATCCGGGCTTTGCCGGTATTGACAATGAGTTGTTCTACAAAGACAGAACCCTGATGCTGTTTGGCAATGCCAAGGAAGTGCTCAATCAACTGATTGCTGAGGTCAAACACCTCTAA
- the ndhK gene encoding photosynthetic/respiratory NAD(P)H-quinone oxidoreductase subunit K, with amino-acid sequence MTNTTSPAILNPIARPEVPQELAENIILTSLNDVYDWARLSSLWPLMYGTACCFIEFAAMIGSRFDFDRFGLVPRNSPRQADLIITSGTITMKMAPALVRLYDQMPNPKYVIAMGACTITGGMFSSDSYSAVRGVDKLIPVDVYLPGCPPRPEAIMDAIVKLRKKIANEHISERGNLAQTHRLFTAKHKMKPVPPILTGQYLNAPSRQAPPPALAAAMGMAVPTLGEAVSETSAVSE; translated from the coding sequence ATGACCAATACGACCTCGCCTGCCATCCTCAATCCCATTGCTCGTCCTGAAGTTCCCCAAGAACTTGCGGAAAATATCATCCTCACTTCCCTCAATGATGTCTATGACTGGGCGCGGCTATCGAGCCTCTGGCCACTCATGTATGGCACTGCCTGCTGCTTCATTGAGTTTGCGGCCATGATTGGCTCACGCTTTGACTTTGACCGTTTTGGCCTAGTCCCCCGTAACAGCCCCCGTCAGGCCGATTTGATTATTACTTCCGGCACGATCACCATGAAGATGGCACCTGCATTGGTGCGCCTCTATGATCAAATGCCCAATCCCAAATACGTGATTGCCATGGGGGCCTGCACGATCACAGGTGGGATGTTTAGCTCGGACTCCTATTCCGCTGTGCGTGGTGTGGACAAACTCATTCCCGTGGATGTCTATTTGCCCGGCTGTCCACCCCGTCCAGAGGCGATTATGGACGCCATCGTCAAGCTGCGCAAGAAAATTGCCAATGAGCATATCAGTGAGCGTGGTAACCTTGCTCAAACCCATCGCCTCTTTACTGCCAAGCACAAGATGAAGCCGGTGCCCCCCATTTTGACAGGGCAATATCTCAATGCGCCCAGTCGCCAAGCGCCTCCCCCTGCCCTTGCGGCAGCGATGGGAATGGCCGTTCCTACCCTGGGAGAAGCCGTGAGCGAAACCAGTGCTGTTTCAGAATAG